The genomic window CGGGTTGAGTCAGGGCCGGCTGCGTCAGGGCCGGCTGCGTCAGGGCCGGCTGCGTCAGGGCCGGCTGCGTCAGGGCCGGCTGCGTCAGGGCCGGCCGGCTCGGGGCGGATGCGACGGCCGATCACCGCGATGCCCGCTGCACAGGCGAGCAAGGCGCCGGCCCCACACAGCGCGAGCGCACTACGAGGGGGATTGGACGCGCCCGTGAACGACTCGATCGCTATCAAGCCCGCCGACCCGGCGGAGGCGAACGCGACCGTCACCGAGACCGTCAACGTGAAGGGAACGAACACCGACACCGCCAGCGCGCCCGACGCCACCGGCAGAACCGCAACCGCGGTGTACGCGACGGCGAAAGGGAACACGAAGGTTGACGCCACGCCTGCGGTCACTCCGCCCACCAACGCGGACAACGCCGTCGCCGCGAGCAACCCCAACCCGACGTACACATGCGGCCACCTTGCCGCGACGATGCCTCCCACCACGAAGAACGCCACCACGATCGCGAAGTCGGCTGCACTCGTCACCGTCGAGTACCCGATCGCTATCGACGCGCCCGCGGCAGCGAACAACGCAAGAATCACAGCTCCGTCGCGACCTCTCAGCACGAAAGATGCGATGACGGCAGCCGCAACCAGCGCAGCGAACGCCACGTACCACAGGGCCACCTCGCTTCTGTTCGCCGAAGACAACCACGACAGAGCAGACCCGATGATCGGTAGGGCAACACCCACGGCGACCGTCCGTGCGTCGACGCGTTGTGCCGCAGCGACAGTCGCGCTCCTGGACACGACGAGCAGAATCGCCGACGCAGCTGCCAGAACCAGGAACACGATCTCTCGCGTGGACGACGCTTGCTCGAAGTAGTCGTACCCGGAAGTTGCGTAGTCGGTCCTGGCCATGTTGTCGAGCGTCAGCACGTCGTCGAGCCGCGTGCCGAAGATCCCTGCACCGAACACCGCAAGCAGGAGCCCCGTTTGTGCACGCATATCCGTGCCCGCCCGCACCGCAAGTACACCTATCAGGACGCCCGACGCCACCGGCCGCGTCCAGGCCGGTAGACCGTCGAGAACGGTATCGGCGGCAAGGACCGCCAGGGCGACGACGGCAACCGGCGCGAGGGCAACATCCGGAGCGCGGCTCGACAACGCAGCCGCCAGCACGCCGACGACCGCTAGCAACAGCACACCGCTACCGATGCTCTCCGCCGACGTGAACGACGCAGACGGATCGATCAGCGAGTCGGTGATGCCGCGGGAACCGATCACCAGCCCCACCACCAGACCACCGAACAGGATGGACAGGTACTGCGAGATCCGTATCGCACGTGACATTCGATTGATCATGCCGTGCAGTCTGTACTTGGGCTCGATCAGGCTTGTGTTCGATCAGGCTTGCATTCGATCAGGCTTGCATTCGATCAGGAATCGAGAAGCGGGGATCTCGGGGCGCCACTAGCGTTCTCATCCATGGACATAACAATTCACTCCTCGTTCCTCCCGCACGACGACGCCGACGCCGCACTCGCGTTCTATCGCGACCTCCTCGGCTTCGAGGTACGCCTCGACGTCGGTTACGAAGGTCTCCGCTGGATTACCGTCGGACCACCGGGGCAGCCGGATACATCCATCGTCCTGACGCCGCCCGCAGTCGACCCGGGCATCACCGACGACGAACGACGGCTCATCCTCGAGATGATGGCCAAGGGCACGTACGCCGGCCTGCAACTCGCGACCCGCGACCTCGACGGCACGTTCGAGAAGCTTCAGGCCGCCGACGCCGACGTGGTCCAGGAACCTACCGAGCAGCCGTACGGGCTCCGAGACTTCGCCGTGCGCGACCCGGCTGGGAATCTCCTTCGTATCCAGCAGGTTCGCTGAGCTCGTTCTGGTTAGATTTACACCGCTCCCGCGTACGAGGAAAGAGACTGTGATGGCGAGAAGACCGAGCACGACGCCCGAACTGCATGTGGCGGACAGTCACGAGAAGATCCGGGTCCAGGGTGCGCGGGTGAACAATCTTGCCGACATCAGCGTCGAAATCCCGAAGCGCAGGCTGACGGTGTTCACCGGGGTATCCGGTTCGGGTAAGAGCTCGCTCGTGTTCTCGACCATCGCCGCCGAGTCGCAGCGCATGATCAACGAAACGTACAGTGCGTTCGTCCAGGGGTTCATGCCCACGCTGGCACGTCCCGACGTGGATCGGCTCGACGGGTTGACCACGGCAATCATCGTCGATCAGCAGCGCATGGGTGCCAATCCCCACTCGACCGTCGGGACGGCGACGGACGTCAACGCAATGTTGCGAATTCTGTTCAGTCGGCTCGGCAAGCCGTATATCGGTTCGGCGCAGGCATTTTCGTTCAATGTTGCGTCGGTGTCCGGTGCAGGTGCCGTAACCTTCGACAAGGGCGGACGGCAGACCAAGGAGGTACGGAAGTTCTCGGTCACCGGCGGCATGTGTTCGCGATGCGAAGGCAGAGGCTCGGTCAGCGACATCGACCTCACCGCGTTGTACGACGACACAAAGTCGCTCAACGAGAACGCACTCACCATCCCCGGTTACAGCATGGAGGGATGGTACGGCCGTATCTTCCGCGGCTGTGGGTACTTCGATCCGGACAAGCCGATCGCGAAGTTCACCAAGCGTGAATTGAACGACCTGCTGTACCGCGAAGCGACGAAGATCAAGGTCGACGGCATCAACTTGACCTACCTGGGCTTGATCCCTCAGATCCAGAAGTCGTTCCTGTCCAAGGACGTCGACGCTATGCAGCCCCACATCAGGGCCTTCGTCGAACGGGCGGTGGCCTTCGCGGTGTGCCCCGACTGCGACGGAACTCGCCTCAACGAGGGGGCCAGGTCTTCGAAGATCAAGGGCATCAGCATCGCCGACGCCTGCGCCATGCAAATCAGTGATCTCGCCACCTGGATCGCGGGCGTGAAGGAACCGTCGGTGGCGCCGCTGCTGCAATCGCTGAGCGAGACGTTGGATTCTTTCGTGCAAATCGGACTCGGGTACCTGTCACTCGAACGTCCTGCGGGCACACTGTCCGGCGGTGAAGCACAGCGCACCAAAATGATTCGACATCTCGGAAGTTCGCTCACCGACGTCACCTACGTGTTCGACGAGCCCACGACCGGCCTCCACCCGCACGACATCGAGAACATGAACGACCTGTTGCTTCAACTGCGCGACAAGGGCAATACGGTGTTGGTGGTCGAACACAAGCCGGAAACGATCGTGATCGCCGACCACATCGTCGACCTCGGGCCAGGGGCCGGCACCAACGGCGGAAATGTCTGCTTCGAAGGTACGGTCGACGGCCTGCGCGAGAGCGATACCATCACCGGTCGACATTTCGACGATCGTGCAGCAGTGAAAGATTCGGTCCGGGAGTACACCGAGGTCATCGAGATTCGCGGCGCGGACTCGCACAATCTGAAGAACGTGGACGTCGACGTCCCGCTAGGTGTACTCGTCGTCGTGACGGGAGTCGCAGGCTCGGGTAAGAGTTCGCTCATCCATGGATCCCTGGCCGGGCTGGACGACGTAGTGGCCATCGACCAGGGCGCCATTCGCGGATCTCGCCGCAGTAATCCGGCGACCTACACCGGCTTGCTCGAGCCCATCCGCAAAGCATTCGCCAAGGAAAACGGCGTCAAACCTGCACTCTTCAGCGCGAATTCGGAGGGCGCATGCCCGACGTGCAACGGAAACGGCGTCATCTACAGCGACCTCGCGATGATGGCAGGGGTCGCCATCCCGTGCGAGGAATGCGAAGGCAAGCGTTTCCAGGCGTCGGTGTTGGACTACCACCTCGGCGGCAAGGACATCAGCGAAGTGCTGGCGATGTCGGCTGCGCAGGCGGAGGAATTCTTTTCCAGCGACGCGCCGCTGCCAGCTGCACACAAGATTCTGACCCGCCTCGTCGACGTCGGGCTCGGGTACATCAAGATCGGACAACCTCTCACGACGCTGTCCGGCGGCGAGCGTCAGCGCCTCAAGCTCGCGACCCACATGGGCGACAAGGGCGGCATCTACATCCTGGACGAGCCGACCACCGGCCTGCATCTCGCCGACGTCGAGCAACTGCTCGGGCTCCTCGATCGTCTCGTCGAATCCGGTAAGTCCGTCATCGTGATCGAACACCATCAGGCGGTGATGGCCCACGCCGACTGGATCATCGACATCGGACCGGGTGCAGGCCACGACGGAGGACAGATCGTATTCGAGGGCACCCCTGCCGACCTGATCGCCGACGGGTCCACGCTCACCGGGCAGCATCTCGGAGCGTACGTGGGCTGATCTCCACCTTCAGGCCAGTGCGGTCACGCACGCCTGCAAAGCTTGCCTGAGGGATTCGCGCTGCTGGGGTGTGAGCCCGGTCAGCATGGTCTCTTCGACATTGGCGACGGCGTTCGACGCGACTGCCAGCTTCTTCGCACCCGTCGGTGTCAGTCGGAGGCGCTGGTCTCGTCCTGTGCCGTCCGTCTCGACGAGTTCGAGACGCTTCAGGCCCGCCAGAAGTTGGTGCGTCGCTTGTCGACTGACGAAAACTCCACGCGCCAGGTCCGCGTTGGATATCCCGGGGTAGCGGGCGAGTAGTTCGAGGCTCGAGTACTGCGAGACGGTCAGGTCGAGGATCCGCAATTGCTCATCCATGGCCGCGCGCAATGCGGCGGTCGTGCGTTTGAGCGCGTATCCGATCGACGTCTCGACATCCACTTGACTCATGTCAACATCTTGACATACCGTGGATCACGTCAAGACCTTGACGAACGACTTGAAAGGGAACACATGACCACCGCAACCGTCTCCGGTCCAAGCTTTCTAGCCCTCCAGGTCAGCGATGTCGCCCGCGCTGCGGCGTTCTACGAGGACAAGGTCGGGCTGGTCCGTGCGCCCGCATCGCCTCCAGGCGCGGTCGTGTTCGCTACGTCGCCGATCGCCTTCGCAGTACGCGAACCGTTGCCAGGTGTGGACCTGACATCCGGCCAGCCCGGACTGGGCGTCGCGCTGTGGTTCGCATCGAATGATGCTCAGGGACTACACGATCACCTCGCCGAAGAGGGCGTCTCGATACTGACACCGCCTTTCGACGGCCCCTTCGGACTCACCTTCGTCTTCCGCGATCCGGAGGGTTACGCCGTCACGATCCACAACAGCTGATGTCCTCGTTCACGCTCGAGGTCGACGCGCAGTTCAGTCTCCACGCAGCTCGGTCGTTCGCACTCGGCTTCCCCGGGACCGACGTGGACCAGGTAGAGGACGCCTTTGTGTTCGCGTGGCCGCTGGACGGTGAGTGGACCACTGCACGGGTCCACCTCCGCCAGGACGGGCGCACGCTCCGCGGCGAGATCACCGGAGGCGCCGCGCCCGAACTCGTCCGGCGCGACGTTCAACGGATACTGTGCACCAACGACGACGGGGCCGGGTTCTCTGCTCTTGCGTCAAAAGATCCTGTAGTAGCAGCACTTCAGGAGCAGTTTCCGGGCCTGCGACCGGTGTTGTTCTACACCCCGTACGAAGCAGCGGCATGGTGCATCATCGGTCACCGGATACGAATGACTCAGACCGCGGCGATCAAGAAGCGTCTCGCCGACCAGTATGGATCTGACGGTGCCTTCCCCGCCCCTGATCTTCTTCAGCACCTCACCCCCGTCAAGGGCCTCACCGATCGCAAGGTGGAGCAATTGCGTCACCTCGGGGCAGCGGCACTGAACGGCGATCTCGATCGCGACCGGTTGCGGGCACTCCCCTACGACGACGCTCTGGTCGAACTTCAGCATTTAGCGGGTATCGGACCCTATTCGGCAGAGCTGATCATGATTCGCGGCGTCGGCATTCCCGATGCCTTGCCCGTGCACGAACAACGCTTCTCCGACGCAGTACGCAATTACTACGGCGTCGACGAGATCTCAGTGGTGGCCGAGAACTGGCGACCGTATCGGAGCTGGGTTGGGCTCTTGCTGCGCGCGTCTGCAGCGGAGCCGGAGAAGGTGCGACACTGAGGTTCCACCACGGCGAATGGATTTCACGATGGCAATTCTGTTCATTCACGGCGCGGGCGGTTTCACCGAGGACCGAGCGATCGCCGACGCCATGGGCAGCGCTCTCGGTCTTGCAGTCGACATGCCGGAATTCTCGGATACAAACATGTCTTTCGAGGCCTGGGCCGATCCCGTCCGCAGACTCGTGGGTCAGTTGAGTTCCGAGGACATCGTTGTCGCTCATTCTTTCGGCGCGTCGATACTTCTGCGAGTACTCGCCGAGGGCATACCATTCCGCCCTGAGCGAGCTTTTCTGCTGGCAATGCCGGATTGGAGTCCTGAAGGCTGGGACGTCGAGGAGTACGCATTTTTCGGACCAGAGCCTGATACTTCTCTGTCACTTCATCAGTGCCGCGACGATGAGGTCGTACCGTTCGAGCACCTTGCGCTGAGCCGGCGCGTTCTGCCGTCGGCTCGGTTCGTCGAACACCCGACTGGCGGGCATCAGTTCGTCGGGGCCATTTCTGCCATTGCGTCGGACATCCTCGACGACAATGGTCACCGGGAATGACCGCATCGGTTCTTTCGCTCTCGATATTCGAGTGACATCCCTGCATCCTGTCTTGTACCTTTCACGAGTGCTGAATCTTTGTTCCTTCGCCACGACGCCGGGCTCATCCGGCGACTCGACGATGAACTGACGACGCTCAGCCTCATCCAGCCCCGGATTCGATCCGGGGCTTCGTCGATTTCCTGGGTCCGTATCCAACTGACACAGGAGTATTCGATGAATCTCGACCACCGCGAACTGAATCGCAGCATGTCCGTCTACGCCACCCATCCGCTCGTCGGTTCAGGCCTACCCATGTGGCTTCCGGCCGGCGCAGTCATTCGACAGGAACTCGCGGACTTCGCGCGAGAGCTCGCGCGCGCAGACGGATGTGTGAGCGTGTACTCACCGGTGCTCGGCAAGCGCGCGCTGTACGAGCGCTCAGGACATTGGAAGAAGTTCGACGAAGACATGTTTCCGGCAATGCATCTCGGCGGCGACGAATTGGTGTTGAGGCCCGCGAATTGCCCTCATCACGCTCTGATCTTTGCTTCCGAGACCAGGTCGTATCGTGATTTGCCAGTTCGGTTGAACGAACTGGCGTCCATGTTTCGCGCCGAAAGGTCCGGTGTCCTTTCCGGACTGAGCCGCGTACGTCAGATCACCCTGGACGACACCCACGTGTTCTGTCGGTCCGACCAAGTTGAAGCAGAAGCAGGCCTGGCGCTGCGTTCGGCGTTGAACGCGCAGCGTGTATTGGGGCTGTCGATCGACTACATTCGGCTCTCCACCCGCGACGAATCCTACAGTTGGCTCGGTGCCACCGAGCAGTGGGAGCGAGGGCAAGAAAGCCTGCGCACAGCAGCTCGACCTATCGCGGACCAGCACGGATTGTCCTTGGTCGAGGTACCTGGTGAGGCTGCTTTCTACGGGCCCAAGCTCGACATTCAGGTACGCGACGGACGCGGCCACGAAGAAACCATCGCCACAGTCCAACTCGACTTCAACCAACCGGAGCGGTTCGATCTGGCGTACACAGGCTCGGACGGACGTCGACACCGACCGGTGATGATCCACCGAGGAACCGTGGGATCGATGGAACGCGTCACCGCTGCCCTTCTCGAGCAATATCAAGGCAGACTTCCGTTTTGGCTGGCACCTGTTCAACTCACTCTGCTCCCGATAGGCCCCGACCAGGACGAGAGTGCACGGGCGCTGGCCGACGAGGCGATCCGCTACGACCTCCGCCCCAGAATCGAGCACGAGGGCCCACTCGGGTCGAGGATCCGGCGCGCCCGCGAACGCCGAGATCACCTCATCGGTGTGATCGGACCAAGAGAAGCTGAGGCCGGCATAGTCCAAATCAGTGATGTGGCTGGGGATATCAGAGTGGATGTACCTAGCGCGAGACTTGTCGATCTCATGAGGACAGCGCACCGAGGACGACAGCATTCGATTCCATGGAGGGAATGATCGGAACGAGCCGACGGTTTGATCCACTCAAGATTTGGGCTCGAACTGGTGTGGCGCTCCTGAGGTTTGTGTGGGCGTCATTTCTGCTGTTCAGGGCGGGTTGTGTTGTTGGACGCAGTGTTCGGCGAGTTGCCGGTGAGATGAGGGACGCGCACGTGTTGGGCCTCTAGATTTCGGGGTTCCTACACCAACCTCAATCCGGAGGACCGCTACACGTGCGCGTCAGTACTGCATTTAACCGTCTACTTCAGATCCCCGGTGCATCGGTATCGGATGTGTCGATCACAGACTCATCCGTCGAGGTCACGCTCAGACTTACCGCACGCCGTGTGAAGTGCCCGTGTGGCTATTCGCGCACCGCGGCCTACGATCGCGAACCTCGTCGCTGGCGGCATCTCGATTTCGGCCGGCACAAGGTGTGGCTGGTCTACTCGATCCGACGGATCGAGTGCCCGACCTGCGGTGTTCGTACCGAGGACATCCCGTGGGCGCGGCCACGAGCGCGGCATTCACGAGACTTCGAAGACACCGTGTTGTGGCTGGTCACTCGCACCGACAGGACCTCGGTATCGACGTTGATGCGCTGCGCGTGGCGAACGGTGACCTCCATCGTCACACGCGCGGTCGATGCGTTGATCGACTCGCGTCGCCTCGATCGGCTCTATCGGATCGGTGTCGACGAAATCTGTTATCGGCATCCGCACAAGTACCTCACGATCGTGGGTGATCACGACACCGGCAAGGTCATCTATATCTCCGAGGGCCGCGGTCGGGACTCGTTTTCGGAGTTCTTCGAACAACAGTCCGCGCAGGAGCGAGAGGAGGTGCAGGTGGTGTCGATGGACGGGTCGCCGGCGTTCCGTGCGGCCGCCGAACATCACGTCCCGCAGGCTCGTCAGTGCATGGATCCCTTTCATGTCATGCAATGGGTCAATCGAGCGTTGGACCGGGTGTTCTCCGATGCCGCGTCGATTCGTCGCACGCTGACCATGCAGGCACCGGAGTGGCGCAAGGCTCGAACAGCGTTGCGGCTCGGTAAGAATCGGCTCACCAAGACCCATAAGTCGCTATTGCGGACGGTGACTGCAGCTGACACCGAAGTCGGGACGGCGTGGCGTCTGAAGGAACAGTTCCGGGATCTCTACCGGAAAGTCGCGCCGTCGAACGCTGCACGGTATTTGAGGCGTTGGATCGAAGAAGCGAAGTCCTGCGGCATCAGTGCGTTCGTTCAACTCGCCCGGATGATCGACAAGAAGTCCGAGGCGATCTGCGCAGCAATCGAATTGGGTGTCTCCAACGCTCTCATCGAGGGAATCAACTCCAAGATCAGACTGATCAACGCCCGCGGCTACGGCCACCACTCTGCCGCATCGCTGAAAGCAATGATCTACCTCAACCTCGGCGGAATCGAGGTCAAACTACCCACACAAAGGTAAGGATGGGCACGTACGTTCGAAAACTTGTCGGTGGGTCGGGCTAGATTGATCTCATGCTTTCGGGGGATAGCGCTTCGGTCGACGAAGCCAACACAGCAGCAGGGGATATCGCCGATCTGACGATCGGTGGGGTGGTCACGGCCGGCGAAGCGGTGACGGCGGGGGAAGCGGTAACGGTTGGCGACTCAGTCACGGCTGGCGATGCTGCCGTGCTGCCGGATGCGGCTGCTGACCCCGCCGGTGACGACGCCGGTGCGGGTGAGACCTCCGAGCTGAGTGGTGTTGCAGTCGAACCCGATTCGATCAGCACGGAGGATCCAGCTGAATCGGAGGAGGCTGGGTCGGAGGAGGCTGAAGTGGAGGAGGCTGGGTCGGAGCCGGATCCGATGACCGCCTGGGCACAGTCCTGGTCCACCAACCGCGACGACCGAGACGGAGTCGTACCGGTCACCGAACTCGACCTGACCGCGACACCGGTGATCGACGCACCCGGCCTCGCACGCGTCATCGCAGACCTCGAAGCAGGCATCACGCGACTCGGACAGATACAAACCATGGCCCTGACCAACAGTGACCGCCGAGCCCTGCTGATGCGCACCGAAACCATGACCCGAACCCTGTTCGCCTACTCCCACACCTGGATCGCCGACCTCATCGACCAACACGGACTCGACGGCATCTACGGATCGATCCCCGAAGCACTCGCCGTCCTCCTACGACTGTCGATGAAACAATCCGGACAACGCATCCTGATGGCCGAACAATTCGGCGAACGCACCACCCTCACCGGCGAACGCCTCCCACCACACCTACCCGCCACCACCCACGCCGCCGAAGACGGAATCATCGGCGAAGAACACCAACAGATCATCCGCAAATTCTTCAAAAGACTCGGCACCAAAGTCGACACCGACACCGCCGAGCACGCCGAACAACAACTGGTGCAACTCGCTAGGGACCTACTACCCGACGCGTTCACCGTCGCCGCCCGCCGCCTCTACGACATCCTCGACCCCGACGGCGACCTCGACAAAGAATCGGTCGCCGACCGCACCTACCTCTACCTCGACGACCCCGACGCCGCAGGACTGAGCACCGGACGATTCCGTTGCGACGCCGAATTCCGCGCCTACCTCGAAGCCGCATTCAGCAAATGGGCCAAACCCGGCATGTGCAACCCCGCCGACACCACCCCCCTCATCGACGAACCCAACGACGACGAACACAACGACGACGAACCCAACGATGACGAACACCACGGTCAAGACGGGGCCACGGCCACGGATCCGAGCCTGTTCGACACACCCACCAGCGACCACAACGACAATTCGGACGACGTCGGAGCAGACGACGAGCCGGGCGACAGTTCGCGAGACGACGGACCAGACGACGAGCCGGGCGACAGTTCGGACGACGACGCCGCCGCCGAGGACGAGAGTGAGGATGCCGACGGCGACGGCGAGGACGCCGAATCCGAAGCCGATACCGAACGGGCCCAACGAGACCGACGCGGCCTCGGACGACGCCAACACGACGCCCTCAAAACAATCCTGCGACAAATGCTCGCCTCCGGACAACTCGGCCAACACCGAGGACTACCCGTCACCGCCGTCATCACCATGACACTCAACGAACTCGAAACAGCCACCGGACACGCCATCACCGCCACCGGATCCACCATCGCCATCCGCGACGCCATCCGCATGGCCACCCACGCCCACCACTACCTCGTCATCTTCGACGACCGCACCGGCAGACCCCTGCACCTCGCCCGCACCAAACGCCTCGCCACACCCGACCAACGCATCGTCCTCATCGCCGCCGACCGAGGCTGCACCTTCCCCGGCTGCACCCGACCCGCCACCTACTCCCAAACCCACCACATCGACGAATGGGCCGACGGCGGCAACACCGACATCGACACACTCACCTTCGGCTGCGACATCCACCACCCCCTCGTCGGAAAAACCGACACCCATTGGGCCACCACCAAAGCCGAACCCGACCACCCCTACCCCGGCCGCACCCTCTGGCACCCACCCACCGCACTCGACCCCCACAGACACGGAACCATCAACCACTAGAACCCTACGAAACCCACCCCAGAGCACTGCTCTCGATCTAGCGTGGACTTATGGCTATCTCCGCAGCGATCTACGTGCGCATCTCGTCCGATCCCGATGCAACCCGGCGCGGCGTCGAGCGGCAAGAGGACGAGTGCAGAGACCTCGCCGACCGGCTCGGCTGGACCGTCGCCCGCGTGTACGTCGACAACGACGTGAGCGCCGCGAGCGGCAAGCCCCGGCCCGAGTTCGAGCGGATGCTCGCCGACGTCGCTGCCGGTGCGGTGGACGGCATAGTTGTCTGGCACACCGACCGGCTGTACCGACGCGCCGTCGACCTGGTGCGGATCGTGGACGCGCTGCAATCGACCCCGATCCGAACAGTGACCTCCGGCGATCTCGACCTGTCGACGTCGAGCGGGCGCATGCAGGCGCGGATTCTCGGTGCCGTAGCCGAGGGTGAGGTAGAACATTCCGTCGAGCGTATGAAGCTCGCACACCGTCAAGCCGCCGAGTCGGGTAAGTGGAGAGTGCGCCGCCGTGTGTTCGGGTACAAGCTCGGTGGACAGGAGATCGAACCCATTGAGGCGCAGGCTATTCGGCTCGCAGCTACCGACATACTCGGTGGTGTCTCGACGTCCGAGATCGCTCGACGCTGGAACCGAGAAGGATTGCGCACCAGCGGAAGGCAACTACTCAGTCCGACCGGCGCGAAGCTGGAGAACGGACACGGGAGCGAATGGACATCGCGCCGAGTCGGCGAACAACTCCGGAACGCGCTCTATGCGCAGCGGGTCACGTACAACGGACAGATCCTTACGGGCGTGGTCGGACAGTGGCCGAGGATCCTCGACGATGACGTATTCGATGCTGTCGCAGCGTTTCTCGACGGACGCCGCCAGCCCACACGCAAGGATCGGCTATGGCAAGGATCGAGCGTGTACCGTTGTGGCGCTTGTCATCCCGACGAGGGCGGCATGCTGCCGAAGATGGAAGTAGCGCGCCGAGGAGGCATTCCCCACTACCGATGCCGGGTCAAGGGCCACAACCGCCGAGATCAGCGACGGCTCGACGACTACGTGGACTCGATCGTGCTCGGTAGGTTGGCGCGTCCGGACGCTCTCGACCTCCTCGACAAGGGCACCGGGGTCGACCTGCCCGCGCTCACCGCTCGCCGCGACGGATTGCTCGCTCGGATCGATTCGGCCACCGGCGCCTGGAGTACCGACGACGGGCTCGACTACTCGGACCTGCTCGATGCCGTCAAGCCACTGAGGGACCAGGTAGCCGAGATCGACCGCCAGCTTGCCGCTCAGGCGCAGCGCGATCCGGTTGCCGAGCTACTGCTCGCCGAGGGCGACCTCGATACGGTGTGGTCCGGTCTCTCACCCGAGCGGCGCTCGAAGATCATCGACGTACTCATGAGCGTGGTGATCCTGCCGGTAGTCAAGCGCGGCAACGTGTTCGATGCCGACCGCATAGTTATCGAGTGGAAACGGTAGCCGTTTAGCACTATTGCTAAAGCGCGGATTCACCACTCGCGCAATCGCATCCATGCAGGGCGTGAGTCAACGAACAGCAGCCGACGACGTGAAAGATGTCCCTGTGAGCAAAAATGCTCAGGAGGACAAACCCCCCTCTACCTTCCAGTGCGCGTTACGTCGGCTCATTTGACGCCCGATAACACGCCACCACATCAACGCAGCAGCTACACGCTGGTGGTCCGGACACACCGTGCGTGTAGCAGCCACTGTCCGGTTGTGGGTGTAGCGTTCCGAATAGCTAAAGACACCGGGTGACCGACCCTGGTGAGATCGACACTCATGATTGCGAAGGCGTCAGAGCGGAACTGGTAGGTACGGGAAGTCGGCCCATACTCC from Rhodococcus sp. P1Y includes these protein-coding regions:
- the thrS gene encoding threonine--tRNA ligase; translation: MNLDHRELNRSMSVYATHPLVGSGLPMWLPAGAVIRQELADFARELARADGCVSVYSPVLGKRALYERSGHWKKFDEDMFPAMHLGGDELVLRPANCPHHALIFASETRSYRDLPVRLNELASMFRAERSGVLSGLSRVRQITLDDTHVFCRSDQVEAEAGLALRSALNAQRVLGLSIDYIRLSTRDESYSWLGATEQWERGQESLRTAARPIADQHGLSLVEVPGEAAFYGPKLDIQVRDGRGHEETIATVQLDFNQPERFDLAYTGSDGRRHRPVMIHRGTVGSMERVTAALLEQYQGRLPFWLAPVQLTLLPIGPDQDESARALADEAIRYDLRPRIEHEGPLGSRIRRARERRDHLIGVIGPREAEAGIVQISDVAGDIRVDVPSARLVDLMRTAHRGRQHSIPWRE
- a CDS encoding ATP-binding cassette domain-containing protein, with protein sequence MARRPSTTPELHVADSHEKIRVQGARVNNLADISVEIPKRRLTVFTGVSGSGKSSLVFSTIAAESQRMINETYSAFVQGFMPTLARPDVDRLDGLTTAIIVDQQRMGANPHSTVGTATDVNAMLRILFSRLGKPYIGSAQAFSFNVASVSGAGAVTFDKGGRQTKEVRKFSVTGGMCSRCEGRGSVSDIDLTALYDDTKSLNENALTIPGYSMEGWYGRIFRGCGYFDPDKPIAKFTKRELNDLLYREATKIKVDGINLTYLGLIPQIQKSFLSKDVDAMQPHIRAFVERAVAFAVCPDCDGTRLNEGARSSKIKGISIADACAMQISDLATWIAGVKEPSVAPLLQSLSETLDSFVQIGLGYLSLERPAGTLSGGEAQRTKMIRHLGSSLTDVTYVFDEPTTGLHPHDIENMNDLLLQLRDKGNTVLVVEHKPETIVIADHIVDLGPGAGTNGGNVCFEGTVDGLRESDTITGRHFDDRAAVKDSVREYTEVIEIRGADSHNLKNVDVDVPLGVLVVVTGVAGSGKSSLIHGSLAGLDDVVAIDQGAIRGSRRSNPATYTGLLEPIRKAFAKENGVKPALFSANSEGACPTCNGNGVIYSDLAMMAGVAIPCEECEGKRFQASVLDYHLGGKDISEVLAMSAAQAEEFFSSDAPLPAAHKILTRLVDVGLGYIKIGQPLTTLSGGERQRLKLATHMGDKGGIYILDEPTTGLHLADVEQLLGLLDRLVESGKSVIVIEHHQAVMAHADWIIDIGPGAGHDGGQIVFEGTPADLIADGSTLTGQHLGAYVG
- a CDS encoding VOC family protein gives rise to the protein MTTATVSGPSFLALQVSDVARAAAFYEDKVGLVRAPASPPGAVVFATSPIAFAVREPLPGVDLTSGQPGLGVALWFASNDAQGLHDHLAEEGVSILTPPFDGPFGLTFVFRDPEGYAVTIHNS
- a CDS encoding VOC family protein, with the protein product MDITIHSSFLPHDDADAALAFYRDLLGFEVRLDVGYEGLRWITVGPPGQPDTSIVLTPPAVDPGITDDERRLILEMMAKGTYAGLQLATRDLDGTFEKLQAADADVVQEPTEQPYGLRDFAVRDPAGNLLRIQQVR
- a CDS encoding DNA-3-methyladenine glycosylase family protein, with product MSSFTLEVDAQFSLHAARSFALGFPGTDVDQVEDAFVFAWPLDGEWTTARVHLRQDGRTLRGEITGGAAPELVRRDVQRILCTNDDGAGFSALASKDPVVAALQEQFPGLRPVLFYTPYEAAAWCIIGHRIRMTQTAAIKKRLADQYGSDGAFPAPDLLQHLTPVKGLTDRKVEQLRHLGAAALNGDLDRDRLRALPYDDALVELQHLAGIGPYSAELIMIRGVGIPDALPVHEQRFSDAVRNYYGVDEISVVAENWRPYRSWVGLLLRASAAEPEKVRH
- a CDS encoding alpha/beta fold hydrolase yields the protein MAILFIHGAGGFTEDRAIADAMGSALGLAVDMPEFSDTNMSFEAWADPVRRLVGQLSSEDIVVAHSFGASILLRVLAEGIPFRPERAFLLAMPDWSPEGWDVEEYAFFGPEPDTSLSLHQCRDDEVVPFEHLALSRRVLPSARFVEHPTGGHQFVGAISAIASDILDDNGHRE
- a CDS encoding MarR family winged helix-turn-helix transcriptional regulator is translated as MSQVDVETSIGYALKRTTAALRAAMDEQLRILDLTVSQYSSLELLARYPGISNADLARGVFVSRQATHQLLAGLKRLELVETDGTGRDQRLRLTPTGAKKLAVASNAVANVEETMLTGLTPQQRESLRQALQACVTALA